In Alicyclobacillus vulcanalis, a single window of DNA contains:
- a CDS encoding SGNH/GDSL hydrolase family protein: MMLMLALGDSITYGYGASAPEKRFADRLRARFARQMRTTLHVQAKPGWTARQLFKSLQDLPACIVEEAEIVTLMIGGNDLLRSAPALLTHRRDVLEDVMRRTEEDVERLVEWCKRPHSTFGIATLYNPFPNFSLAEDVTQAYNDRVRRIALRHGLVVVEAYKAFRGHEQEFVEHYRSGQFRDLRLFRNPIHPTDEGHEALAKSFFQALQRARSKERARAASGRAARRA, translated from the coding sequence ATGATGCTGATGCTCGCGCTCGGCGACTCCATTACATACGGCTATGGTGCGAGTGCCCCGGAGAAGCGCTTTGCGGACCGGCTTCGCGCCCGGTTTGCTCGCCAGATGCGGACGACGCTGCACGTGCAGGCCAAACCCGGGTGGACGGCCAGGCAACTGTTCAAGTCGCTCCAGGACCTTCCCGCCTGTATCGTGGAAGAAGCTGAAATTGTGACGCTCATGATTGGCGGCAACGACCTGTTGCGCAGCGCACCGGCGCTCCTGACCCACCGCAGGGACGTCCTCGAGGACGTCATGCGCAGAACGGAGGAGGACGTGGAGCGGCTCGTGGAATGGTGCAAGCGGCCGCACAGCACGTTTGGCATTGCAACGCTCTACAATCCCTTTCCCAACTTCTCGCTGGCCGAGGATGTCACCCAGGCCTATAACGATCGCGTCCGTCGCATCGCCCTTCGCCATGGCCTGGTTGTCGTGGAGGCTTACAAGGCGTTTCGCGGCCACGAACAGGAATTTGTCGAGCACTATCGGAGCGGTCAATTCCGCGACTTGCGCTTGTTCCGCAATCCGATTCATCCCACGGACGAGGGTCACGAGGCCCTGGCCAAGTCGTTCTTTCAGGCTTTGCAGCGGGCGCGTTCCAAGGAGCGCGCAAGGGCGGCGAGCGGGCGCGCAGCGCGTCGGGCCTAA
- the pdaB gene encoding polysaccharide deacetylase family sporulation protein PdaB: MLSLWKRIRTGTLSLLAACACALSAMGAGAGWVHAAESQAQAPRAIYKVDTKEKVVALTFDISWGHRTPEPVLETLKKCGVTKATFFLSGPWTMHHADIAKKIKAMGYEIGSHGYLHKDYSNYPDSWIREQAMLADKAIQQVTGVKPKLFRTPNGDLNPRVIRCLTSMGYTVVQWNTDSLDWKNPGVDAIVNRVTKRVVPGDIILMHASDSSKQIVEALPRIIESLRQQGYRFVTVSELLAGASVQSKVQ; this comes from the coding sequence ATGCTGAGCTTGTGGAAGCGAATCCGAACGGGAACACTCTCACTTCTGGCTGCATGCGCGTGCGCGCTGTCGGCGATGGGCGCTGGGGCAGGATGGGTGCATGCGGCTGAGTCCCAAGCGCAAGCCCCAAGGGCCATTTACAAGGTGGACACGAAGGAAAAGGTGGTCGCTCTCACGTTCGACATCTCATGGGGGCACCGCACGCCCGAACCGGTTCTCGAGACACTCAAGAAGTGCGGCGTGACCAAGGCGACGTTTTTCCTGAGCGGTCCTTGGACCATGCACCACGCGGACATCGCAAAGAAAATCAAGGCGATGGGCTACGAAATTGGCAGCCATGGGTACCTGCACAAGGACTATTCCAATTACCCGGACTCTTGGATTCGAGAACAGGCGATGCTCGCAGACAAGGCCATTCAACAGGTCACTGGGGTCAAGCCGAAGCTGTTCAGGACGCCAAATGGCGACTTGAATCCGCGCGTCATCCGCTGCCTGACGAGCATGGGCTACACGGTGGTCCAATGGAACACCGATTCGCTTGACTGGAAAAACCCAGGCGTCGACGCGATCGTCAACCGCGTCACGAAGCGCGTGGTGCCTGGCGATATCATCCTGATGCACGCGAGCGACTCGTCCAAACAGATTGTGGAGGCCCTGCCGCGCATCATTGAATCGCTTCGGCAGCAGGGCTACCGGTTCGTCACCGTCTCCGAGCTGTTGGCGGGCGCCAGCGTTCAATCCAAGGTCCAGTGA
- the gerD gene encoding spore germination lipoprotein GerD — protein MKNKLARLVAIGLAALAATGCGMNAGADVSASGEGGGGSYAQTKQMVVDILNSKEGQQALLDTLKNPEFKNQLMASPDEVKQALTDFIQSKQTQSFLTEAAKDPQFAAALAKAAQPELKDTVESLMKDPNFQQDMLVLLQSNEFMKSLQTMMQGPEFRSELQKVILQTLASPTFQVQFQQTVQDAVQKAMQAGQATAGGQGQGEKGGSQDKSSNSSEESGSSS, from the coding sequence GTGAAAAACAAGCTTGCGCGCCTCGTGGCTATCGGGCTCGCGGCTCTCGCCGCCACTGGCTGTGGCATGAACGCCGGGGCTGACGTGAGCGCAAGCGGAGAAGGCGGAGGCGGAAGCTACGCACAGACCAAACAGATGGTCGTGGACATCCTCAATTCGAAGGAAGGCCAGCAGGCGCTCTTGGATACCCTGAAAAACCCGGAGTTCAAAAATCAGCTGATGGCCTCGCCGGACGAGGTCAAGCAGGCGCTCACGGATTTCATTCAGTCCAAACAGACACAGTCGTTTTTGACCGAGGCTGCCAAGGATCCGCAATTTGCAGCAGCGCTCGCCAAGGCCGCGCAGCCCGAACTGAAGGACACGGTGGAGAGCCTGATGAAGGATCCGAACTTCCAGCAGGATATGCTCGTGCTTCTGCAATCGAATGAGTTCATGAAGTCGCTCCAAACCATGATGCAGGGGCCCGAGTTTCGCTCCGAGCTGCAGAAGGTGATCCTCCAGACCCTGGCGTCGCCCACCTTTCAGGTGCAATTCCAACAGACCGTGCAGGACGCCGTGCAAAAGGCCATGCAGGCAGGACAGGCCACAGCGGGTGGACAAGGACAAGGAGAAAAGGGCGGATCGCAGGACAAGTCGAGCAACTCGTCAGAGGAGTCGGGTTCGTCCTCGTGA
- a CDS encoding Mrp/NBP35 family ATP-binding protein, giving the protein MVTREQVIEALRDVKDPEVGRSIVELDMVPSVEIDGGKVTVEVLLTIRGCPLSNVIEREIRERLTQLDGVTDIEVRVGHMTDEQRAQFAAKVRGMARANAEAQQAELPPILRQQGRQFLAIASGKGGVGKSTVTANLAVALARKGYRVALIDADIYGFSIPVIFGIEGVKPATIEDLIMPVQAEGVKIMSMQFFVPENTPVVWRGPMLGKTLRSFFGQVHWGDVDIVLLDLPPGTGDVALDVHTLLPQSKQLIVTTPQAAAAEVAVRAGLMGVRTNHQVIGVVENMAYFVCESCGETAYLFGRGGGERVAEALNTALLAEIPIANQEKERAGIFAADSLHGQVFAKLADRVAEAMNLEAPRELRA; this is encoded by the coding sequence ATGGTGACACGGGAGCAAGTCATCGAGGCGCTCAGGGACGTCAAAGACCCTGAGGTCGGCCGCAGCATCGTGGAATTGGACATGGTGCCTTCCGTCGAGATCGACGGAGGCAAAGTCACGGTGGAAGTGTTGCTCACCATTCGCGGGTGTCCGCTCTCGAACGTCATCGAGCGAGAAATTCGGGAGCGGCTCACGCAGTTGGACGGCGTGACGGATATTGAGGTGCGCGTTGGGCACATGACGGACGAGCAGCGCGCGCAGTTTGCCGCCAAGGTGCGCGGCATGGCGAGGGCAAACGCCGAGGCGCAACAGGCCGAACTGCCGCCGATTCTGCGCCAGCAAGGAAGGCAGTTCCTCGCCATCGCCTCGGGCAAAGGCGGCGTGGGCAAATCGACTGTGACCGCCAACCTGGCTGTCGCGCTCGCGCGCAAGGGCTACCGGGTGGCGCTCATCGACGCCGACATCTACGGCTTCAGCATCCCGGTGATTTTCGGCATTGAGGGCGTCAAGCCGGCGACCATTGAAGACCTGATTATGCCGGTGCAGGCTGAAGGCGTGAAGATCATGTCGATGCAGTTCTTCGTGCCGGAGAACACCCCGGTGGTCTGGCGCGGTCCGATGCTCGGCAAGACGCTCCGCAGCTTCTTCGGGCAGGTGCACTGGGGCGATGTCGACATCGTGCTTCTCGATCTGCCGCCGGGCACGGGGGACGTGGCGCTGGACGTACACACGCTTTTGCCACAGAGCAAGCAGCTCATCGTCACGACGCCGCAGGCGGCGGCGGCAGAGGTGGCGGTGCGCGCCGGCCTGATGGGCGTGCGCACGAACCACCAGGTCATTGGTGTGGTCGAGAACATGGCCTATTTCGTCTGCGAGTCCTGTGGCGAAACCGCGTACCTGTTCGGCCGCGGCGGGGGCGAGCGTGTGGCAGAAGCCCTCAATACCGCGCTGCTCGCCGAAATCCCGATTGCAAATCAGGAGAAGGAGCGCGCGGGAATTTTCGCGGCGGATTCCTTGCATGGCCAAGTGTTTGCCAAGCTGGCCGACCGGGTTGCGGAAGCCATGAATCTCGAGGCGCCCCGGGAGTTAAGGGCGTAA
- a CDS encoding N-acetylmuramoyl-L-alanine amidase gives MLGKHKHVPLAFAAMAMLVGTTSLVVPVQDARAAWFRPLLHKVNANTRADGLDGKVIVVDAGHGGRDSGARGVGGIEEKDITLAVAHRLARYLQQGGAIVVMTRTADTDLATERDRAMKQRHLGDLRGRLAVVRRQRVDAFVSIHCNSAPSPDWRGAQVLYLRSNPHAKQLASAMQEAFRAELLPTNRDVQANRTLFLLKRIEGPTVLAEIGFVSNPEEARALTTPAYQERVAFAMYEALVRYFSDPAAQQIGEPDAAHGPEPGA, from the coding sequence ATGCTCGGAAAGCACAAGCATGTGCCACTCGCATTCGCCGCCATGGCAATGCTCGTCGGGACGACCTCTCTCGTCGTGCCCGTCCAGGATGCGCGAGCGGCATGGTTTCGCCCGCTCCTGCATAAGGTGAATGCAAACACGCGGGCAGACGGGCTCGACGGTAAGGTCATCGTCGTGGACGCAGGCCACGGTGGACGAGATTCAGGGGCCCGAGGCGTAGGCGGGATCGAAGAAAAGGACATCACGCTCGCCGTCGCGCACAGGCTGGCGCGCTACCTGCAGCAAGGGGGCGCCATCGTCGTCATGACGCGGACGGCGGACACCGACCTTGCGACGGAGCGCGATCGCGCCATGAAACAGCGCCACCTTGGAGACCTGCGGGGCAGGCTCGCCGTCGTGCGCCGCCAGCGGGTGGACGCGTTCGTGTCCATTCATTGCAACAGTGCGCCTTCTCCGGACTGGCGGGGCGCGCAGGTCCTGTACCTGCGGTCAAATCCACATGCGAAACAGCTGGCGTCTGCGATGCAGGAGGCGTTTCGGGCGGAGTTGCTGCCCACAAACCGCGACGTCCAGGCCAACCGGACCCTGTTTCTCCTCAAGCGCATCGAGGGGCCCACAGTGCTGGCCGAGATCGGCTTTGTGTCGAACCCGGAGGAGGCGCGGGCGCTTACGACTCCTGCTTATCAGGAGCGGGTGGCTTTCGCCATGTATGAGGCCTTGGTCCGGTATTTTAGCGATCCGGCCGCGCAACAAATCGGCGAACCCGACGCCGCGCACGGACCGGAGCCAGGCGCGTGA
- the rpsI gene encoding 30S ribosomal protein S9, which yields MASVQYWAVGRRKTSVARVRLLPGDGKIVVNKRPMDEYFGLESLKLIVKQPLLLTNTVGQYDVYVNVRGGGISGQAGAIRHGISRALLKVDPNLRPTLKRAGLLTRDARMKERKKYGLKAARRAPQFSKR from the coding sequence ATGGCAAGTGTGCAATACTGGGCTGTGGGCCGTCGCAAGACCTCCGTCGCTCGCGTGCGCCTGCTACCGGGCGACGGCAAGATTGTGGTCAACAAGCGGCCGATGGACGAGTACTTCGGGCTGGAGTCGCTCAAGTTGATTGTGAAGCAACCGCTTCTCCTGACCAACACGGTCGGGCAGTATGATGTCTACGTGAACGTGCGCGGCGGTGGGATCTCCGGTCAGGCTGGCGCCATCCGCCACGGCATCAGCCGCGCGCTCCTGAAGGTGGATCCGAATCTCCGCCCGACCTTGAAGCGGGCGGGCCTCCTGACGCGCGATGCGCGCATGAAGGAGCGCAAGAAGTACGGACTGAAGGCCGCTCGTCGCGCGCCGCAGTTCTCGAAGCGTTAA
- the rplM gene encoding 50S ribosomal protein L13: MRTTYMAKPGSVERKWYVIDATGWRVGRLATQIAMILRGKHKPEFTPHVDTGDFVIVVNADKVVFTGRKLDQKKYYRHSGYPGGLKVTTARQMLNTHPERVLYYAVRGMLPHNSLGRQQLKKLHVYAGPEHPHAAQKPIPFVPGETRE, encoded by the coding sequence ATGCGGACGACATACATGGCGAAGCCCGGCTCTGTCGAGCGCAAGTGGTATGTCATTGATGCCACGGGTTGGCGCGTGGGCCGCTTGGCGACGCAAATTGCCATGATTTTGCGTGGCAAGCATAAACCCGAGTTCACCCCGCACGTCGACACGGGCGATTTTGTGATTGTGGTGAATGCGGACAAGGTTGTGTTCACGGGGCGCAAGCTGGATCAGAAAAAGTACTACCGCCACTCGGGTTATCCGGGCGGTCTGAAGGTCACGACGGCGCGTCAGATGTTGAATACGCACCCTGAGCGCGTATTGTACTACGCCGTGCGTGGCATGTTGCCGCACAACTCGTTGGGCCGGCAGCAGCTGAAGAAGCTGCACGTGTATGCGGGCCCCGAGCATCCGCATGCGGCGCAAAAACCGATTCCGTTCGTCCCTGGCGAGACGCGGGAGTAA
- the truA gene encoding tRNA pseudouridine(38-40) synthase TruA: protein MSRGRRIRLVLGYDGSGFHGFARQEGLRTVQGVLEDVLLRMLGTEIPVEGSGRTDRGVHARAQVVHFDLPYGPPVERMVHVLRRRLPADILPRAADEVDEAFHARFSVVRKTYRYTLDLAPLPSLYWYKFSWHVPEPLDLDAMKEAAKHLLGEHDFTSFCAAEAPQRDKVRRLDRVDFRRDGSRLHVEFEGNGFLQYMVRILVGTLVKVGRGKESPDRIPDILEARDRRLAGETAPPHGLCLWNVEYPSAYGGKVIDLSDDL from the coding sequence GTGAGCCGTGGGCGCCGCATACGACTCGTGTTGGGCTATGACGGGTCGGGCTTCCACGGCTTTGCCCGTCAAGAGGGGCTGCGCACGGTCCAGGGTGTCCTGGAGGATGTGCTTCTGCGCATGCTGGGCACGGAGATCCCGGTCGAAGGCTCTGGGCGCACGGATCGCGGCGTGCATGCGCGCGCGCAGGTGGTCCACTTCGACTTGCCCTACGGCCCACCTGTCGAGCGGATGGTGCACGTATTGAGGCGGCGTCTTCCCGCGGACATCCTTCCGCGCGCTGCGGACGAGGTGGACGAGGCATTTCATGCGCGCTTCTCCGTTGTGCGAAAGACCTACCGATATACGCTGGATTTGGCCCCGCTGCCGAGCCTCTATTGGTACAAATTCAGTTGGCACGTGCCTGAGCCGCTCGATCTCGACGCGATGAAGGAGGCCGCGAAGCACCTTCTGGGCGAACACGACTTCACTTCCTTTTGCGCCGCAGAGGCGCCTCAGCGCGACAAAGTGCGGCGGTTGGACCGCGTCGACTTTCGCCGAGATGGCTCTCGCCTCCATGTGGAATTCGAAGGCAACGGCTTTCTCCAGTACATGGTCCGCATTTTGGTCGGAACGCTGGTCAAGGTGGGCAGAGGCAAGGAAAGCCCGGATCGCATCCCGGACATCTTGGAGGCGCGCGACAGGCGGCTCGCTGGCGAGACGGCGCCGCCGCATGGGCTGTGCCTGTGGAACGTCGAATATCCGTCGGCGTACGGCGGCAAAGTCATTGATCTGAGTGACGATTTATAA
- the rplQ gene encoding 50S ribosomal protein L17 encodes MAYRKLNRTSSSRKALFRSLVTDLFLYERIQTTEAKAKELRSIAEKMITLAKRGDLHSRRLVARYVRRETLSPVGEGPDAIQKLFSDIAERYKDRNGGYTRIVKVGPRRGDAAPMVVIELV; translated from the coding sequence ATGGCATATCGCAAACTGAATCGGACCTCTTCGAGCCGCAAAGCGTTGTTTCGCAGCCTGGTGACGGACCTGTTTCTGTACGAGCGGATCCAGACCACCGAAGCCAAGGCGAAGGAACTTCGCTCCATTGCCGAAAAGATGATCACGTTGGCGAAGCGGGGCGATCTGCATTCCCGCCGCTTGGTGGCGCGCTATGTGCGCCGCGAGACGCTGTCGCCGGTCGGCGAAGGTCCGGACGCCATTCAGAAGTTGTTCAGCGACATCGCAGAGCGGTACAAGGACCGCAACGGCGGGTACACGCGCATTGTGAAGGTGGGCCCGCGGCGCGGCGATGCTGCTCCGATGGTCGTGATTGAACTCGTGTGA
- a CDS encoding DNA-directed RNA polymerase subunit alpha — translation MIEIEKPRIEIVEQTGDYGKFVCEPLERGYGTTLGNSLRRILLSSIPGAAVRSVKIEGVLHEFSTIPGVVEDVTEIILNLKRLSLKIHSDEEKTLIIDAVGPGVVTAGDIRADSDVDIMNPDLHIATLTEGARIYMEMRAGRGRGYVPAHRNKPEEQEIGLIPIDSLYSPISRVNFSVENTRVGQITDYDKLTLEVWTDGSVAPDEAVSIGAKILTEHLMLFVGLTDRARDTDLMVEKENVHNDKILDMPIEELDLSVRSYNCLKRAGINTVAELCAKSEEEMMKVRNLGRKSLEEVVEKLHALGLSLRKDD, via the coding sequence ATGATCGAGATAGAGAAGCCGCGGATCGAGATTGTGGAACAAACCGGCGACTACGGGAAGTTCGTATGCGAACCGCTGGAGCGCGGCTACGGTACGACGCTCGGCAATTCACTTCGCCGCATCCTGCTGTCCTCGATTCCGGGGGCGGCGGTGCGGTCCGTGAAGATCGAGGGCGTGCTGCACGAGTTCTCCACGATTCCTGGCGTCGTCGAGGATGTTACGGAGATCATTCTCAATCTCAAACGGCTCTCGTTGAAAATTCATTCCGACGAAGAGAAGACGCTGATCATCGACGCCGTGGGCCCGGGAGTGGTGACGGCTGGCGACATCCGCGCGGATTCGGACGTCGACATCATGAATCCTGACCTGCACATCGCGACGCTGACCGAAGGGGCGCGCATTTATATGGAGATGCGCGCCGGCCGGGGGCGCGGATATGTGCCGGCACACCGCAACAAGCCGGAGGAGCAGGAGATAGGGCTCATTCCCATCGACTCGTTGTACTCGCCTATCTCGCGCGTGAACTTCTCAGTGGAGAACACGCGCGTGGGTCAGATCACGGACTACGACAAACTTACGCTCGAGGTCTGGACGGACGGGAGCGTTGCGCCAGATGAAGCGGTCTCCATTGGGGCCAAGATCTTGACGGAACATCTGATGCTGTTTGTCGGTCTGACGGATCGGGCGCGGGACACGGATCTCATGGTCGAGAAGGAGAACGTGCACAACGACAAGATCCTCGATATGCCGATTGAGGAGCTTGACTTGTCCGTTCGCTCCTACAACTGCCTGAAGCGCGCGGGCATCAACACGGTGGCGGAGCTCTGCGCGAAGTCGGAAGAAGAGATGATGAAGGTGCGCAACCTCGGCCGCAAGTCGCTCGAAGAAGTGGTCGAGAAGTTGCATGCGCTTGGGCTTAGTTTGCGCAAGGACGACTGA
- the rpsD gene encoding 30S ribosomal protein S4, with product MARYTGPVCRLCRREGIKLYLKGERCFSEKCAVDKRPYAPGQHGQGRKRTTEYGMQLREKQKARRYYGVLENQFERYYEEAARRRGVTGETLLQLLESRLDNVVYRLGFAASRAEARQLVRHGHIQVNGRRVDIPSFLVKEGDVVAVREKSRDNARLKELAELIPGRTIPAWLELDAQNWTAKVLRRPARDEIDAPVQEQQIVEFYSR from the coding sequence ATGGCAAGGTATACAGGGCCCGTGTGCCGTCTGTGCCGCCGCGAAGGCATCAAGCTCTACCTCAAGGGCGAGCGGTGCTTCAGCGAGAAGTGCGCTGTCGACAAGCGGCCATACGCACCGGGACAACATGGACAAGGTCGCAAGCGGACCACCGAGTACGGCATGCAGCTGCGGGAAAAGCAAAAGGCTCGCCGCTACTACGGGGTGTTGGAAAATCAGTTTGAACGCTACTACGAAGAGGCTGCGCGCCGGCGCGGCGTGACGGGCGAGACGTTGCTTCAGCTCCTGGAGAGCCGGCTGGACAATGTCGTGTACCGGCTTGGCTTTGCGGCGTCTCGTGCGGAGGCCCGTCAACTGGTGCGCCACGGCCATATTCAGGTGAACGGGCGGCGCGTGGATATCCCCTCGTTCCTCGTCAAGGAGGGCGATGTGGTGGCGGTGCGCGAGAAGAGCCGCGACAATGCGCGCCTGAAGGAGCTTGCCGAGCTGATTCCTGGCCGCACCATTCCGGCATGGCTCGAGCTCGACGCCCAAAATTGGACGGCAAAAGTGTTGCGCCGCCCTGCGCGCGACGAGATCGACGCCCCTGTGCAGGAGCAGCAGATCGTCGAGTTCTACTCGCGTTAA
- the rpsK gene encoding 30S ribosomal protein S11, producing MANKVTKRRGSSTSARPRRRDRKNIEVGVAHIKSTFNNTIVSITDPTGNVISWASAGTVGFKGSRKSTPYAAQLAAEAAARTAMEHGMKSVEVLVKGPGAGREAAIRSLQAAGLEITGIRDVTPIPHNGCRPPKRRRV from the coding sequence TTGGCAAACAAGGTCACAAAGCGCCGTGGCTCGTCGACGAGTGCCCGCCCGCGCCGCCGAGATCGGAAGAACATCGAGGTGGGCGTGGCCCACATCAAGTCGACGTTCAACAATACGATTGTCAGCATCACGGATCCGACGGGCAACGTGATCTCGTGGGCGTCGGCCGGCACGGTCGGGTTCAAGGGATCGCGCAAGAGCACGCCGTATGCTGCCCAGCTGGCAGCTGAAGCCGCAGCGCGGACGGCCATGGAACACGGCATGAAGTCGGTTGAGGTGCTGGTCAAGGGCCCGGGTGCGGGCCGCGAGGCGGCCATCCGCTCGCTGCAGGCGGCCGGCCTCGAGATCACGGGCATTCGGGATGTCACGCCCATCCCGCACAATGGCTGCCGCCCGCCGAAGCGCCGCCGCGTCTGA
- the rpsM gene encoding 30S ribosomal protein S13 — MARIAGVDLPRDKRVEIGLTYIYGIGRTTSNKILAATGIDPNKRVRDLTEDEVVRLREEIERNYKVEGDLRREVAMNIKRLIDIGCYRGIRHRRGLPVRGQRTKTNARTRKGPRRTVAGKKK; from the coding sequence ATGGCACGTATTGCCGGCGTCGACTTGCCGCGCGATAAGCGCGTCGAGATCGGACTGACGTACATTTACGGCATCGGCCGCACGACGTCCAACAAGATTCTCGCGGCCACGGGCATTGATCCGAACAAGCGCGTGCGCGATCTCACCGAGGACGAAGTCGTCCGTTTGCGCGAAGAGATTGAGCGCAACTACAAGGTCGAGGGTGACCTCCGCCGCGAAGTTGCGATGAACATCAAGCGCCTGATTGACATCGGGTGTTACCGGGGCATTCGGCATCGCCGTGGACTCCCGGTGCGAGGCCAGCGCACGAAGACCAATGCGCGCACTCGAAAGGGTCCACGCCGCACGGTCGCAGGCAAGAAGAAGTAA